A single window of Fischerella sp. PCC 9605 DNA harbors:
- a CDS encoding SH3 domain-containing protein, translating to MQFQRLASAFFISGCALATVSWFAAIAGEVAVVTAKSLNVRTGPGNEYRSTYVLRQGDRVEIIERKGEWSKIVGERGGEGWVYARYLDVQNSGSNNSSVGKVAVVTAKSFNVRTGPGNEYRSTYVLRQGDRVEIIEQQDEWSKIVGESGGEGWVQAAYLSEQDSGSNSGGDFSNETNYVYRSNGKIENARYSGPGSATVVMAKRGNNFSLGLVNPAKFSVEYIGTLRSNFEGNIQGQINNFQSSALGYRTLPASGDCNIQVSGGTIRSASCLVNGTNIDHGKSTFTAQ from the coding sequence ATGCAATTTCAACGCTTGGCCAGTGCATTTTTTATTTCAGGGTGTGCATTGGCTACTGTTTCGTGGTTTGCTGCTATAGCTGGTGAGGTTGCTGTAGTAACAGCAAAGTCACTCAATGTGCGCACTGGTCCTGGCAATGAGTATCGCTCGACTTACGTTCTCAGACAGGGCGATCGCGTCGAAATCATCGAACGCAAGGGTGAGTGGTCAAAAATAGTTGGTGAACGCGGTGGTGAAGGTTGGGTATATGCTCGCTATCTAGACGTGCAGAATTCTGGAAGCAACAACTCTTCAGTTGGTAAAGTTGCTGTAGTAACAGCAAAGTCATTCAATGTACGCACTGGTCCTGGCAATGAGTATCGCTCAACTTATGTTCTCAGACAGGGCGATCGCGTCGAAATCATCGAACAACAGGATGAGTGGTCAAAAATAGTTGGTGAAAGCGGTGGTGAAGGTTGGGTGCAAGCTGCCTATCTATCGGAACAGGATTCCGGAAGTAACTCTGGAGGCGACTTTTCTAATGAAACTAATTATGTTTATAGGAGCAATGGCAAAATAGAGAATGCTCGTTACTCAGGCCCTGGAAGTGCAACTGTTGTTATGGCTAAACGTGGCAATAATTTTAGTCTTGGCTTAGTCAATCCTGCAAAGTTTTCTGTGGAATATATCGGTACTCTTCGCAGTAACTTTGAGGGTAATATTCAAGGGCAAATTAACAACTTCCAATCTTCTGCATTAGGCTATAGAACTCTCCCCGCTTCTGGAGATTGCAATATTCAGGTGAGTGGAGGTACGATTCGCTCTGCCAGCTGCCTGGTAAATGGTACAAACATCGATCATGGTAAGAGTACCTTTACTGCTCAATAG
- a CDS encoding Gfo/Idh/MocA family protein translates to MSSMPQVATFDHNPAKAQLIGVAVVGTGFGQKVHIPGFQAHPRTQVVAVYHRDLEKAQAIAQSQNIPYACNTIADIVSLSEVQAVSIATPPFLHYEMAKEVLQAGKHLLLEKPTTLNAAEAKELYYLAKSKGVTATVDFEFRFVPGWQLFSELLSQGYVGNKRLIRIDWLGSSRADASRPWNWYSQKDKGGGALGSLGSHTFDYINWLFGSLRRLNAHLNTAITQRPDPNTGELKAVNSDDTCMLTLELADGTPCQVSISAVVHAQRTHWVEVYGDRGTLVLGSENQKDYIHGFRVWASQPGKQLTEIEIPNRLVFPKNYADGRISAFIRVVDQWVQGIDRGEEIVPSLREGVYSQLLMDLSHESNMTSSWIDIPSLEEFLGS, encoded by the coding sequence ATGTCATCTATGCCACAGGTTGCAACTTTTGACCACAATCCAGCTAAAGCGCAACTCATTGGCGTTGCAGTTGTCGGCACAGGATTTGGTCAAAAAGTCCACATTCCTGGATTCCAAGCCCATCCCCGTACCCAGGTAGTTGCTGTTTATCACCGAGATTTAGAAAAAGCCCAAGCCATAGCACAATCCCAAAATATTCCCTATGCCTGCAATACAATTGCAGATATTGTTTCTTTAAGCGAAGTGCAAGCAGTCAGCATCGCCACACCACCATTTTTGCACTACGAAATGGCTAAGGAAGTTTTGCAAGCCGGAAAACATTTGTTACTAGAAAAACCTACAACTCTAAATGCCGCTGAAGCGAAAGAACTTTACTATTTGGCAAAATCAAAAGGCGTCACTGCAACTGTAGATTTTGAATTTCGATTTGTACCAGGATGGCAATTATTTTCTGAACTTTTATCACAAGGGTATGTCGGCAACAAACGCCTAATTAGAATTGATTGGTTGGGTTCTTCTCGTGCTGATGCTTCCAGACCTTGGAATTGGTATTCGCAGAAAGATAAAGGAGGCGGCGCACTAGGGTCTTTGGGTTCCCACACCTTCGATTATATTAACTGGCTGTTTGGATCGTTACGCAGATTAAACGCCCATTTAAATACTGCCATAACCCAACGACCAGACCCCAACACAGGCGAATTAAAGGCAGTAAACAGCGATGATACTTGCATGTTGACGCTAGAATTGGCAGATGGTACACCTTGTCAGGTTTCCATCAGTGCGGTTGTACATGCACAGCGTACTCATTGGGTAGAAGTGTATGGCGATCGCGGTACTCTAGTTTTAGGAAGCGAAAATCAAAAAGATTATATACATGGTTTCCGTGTTTGGGCATCCCAACCCGGTAAACAGCTAACAGAAATAGAAATTCCCAATAGATTAGTATTTCCCAAAAATTATGCTGATGGTCGCATTTCTGCGTTTATCAGAGTGGTAGACCAATGGGTGCAGGGAATTGATAGAGGAGAGGAAATAGTTCCATCCTTGCGAGAAGGGGTTTATTCCCAGTTGTTGATGGATTTATCTCATGAATCAAATATGACATCAAGCTGGATAGATATACCCAGTTTGGAAGAATTTCTGGGAAGTTAA
- a CDS encoding fasciclin domain-containing protein: MFPRNSHAFNGKKLFVKLAWLISIIGVTTMIASPVLARKFFYPRLALFQPSAYRNYPYRNSNSTIADTLAKDGKYANLVDELKEAGLFDTLKKPGYFTIFAPTDEAFNALPDNVFKQYSKPENRIKVLKNHLISGQITPEQVNSGLIKTLEGSQVKITDTPDGTVKLNDANAKHPSTTTTNGVIVEIDSVLLPSDF; this comes from the coding sequence ATGTTTCCTCGAAATTCTCATGCCTTTAATGGCAAAAAATTGTTTGTCAAATTGGCTTGGTTAATCAGCATTATTGGCGTCACAACCATGATTGCTTCTCCCGTCCTAGCCAGAAAATTCTTTTATCCACGCTTAGCCTTATTTCAACCCTCTGCTTATAGGAACTATCCCTATCGCAACTCCAACAGCACTATTGCTGATACCCTTGCGAAGGATGGCAAATATGCCAATCTTGTTGATGAGTTGAAAGAAGCAGGTCTTTTCGACACGCTCAAGAAACCTGGTTATTTCACAATTTTCGCTCCTACAGATGAAGCCTTTAATGCTTTACCTGATAATGTTTTCAAGCAATATAGCAAGCCAGAAAACCGTATTAAAGTTTTGAAAAATCATTTGATATCTGGTCAGATCACTCCTGAACAGGTAAATAGTGGCTTAATCAAAACTCTCGAAGGCAGTCAAGTCAAGATCACTGATACTCCTGATGGCACAGTCAAATTAAATGATGCTAATGCCAAGCATCCTTCTACCACCACCACAAATGGTGTGATTGTTGAAATTGACAGTGTACTTTTACCGTCTGATTTTTAG
- a CDS encoding DUF4870 domain-containing protein, translating into MRDNRNKQIRIWAMLCHLSALLWIPLALLVFLGIPLYLPLLNIVGPLAIWRCKKAQDPWIDFQGRESLNFQLSLTVYTLVVIIISLFLVFTTCGVALTNHMVSRQLETIFNSLLTILSILISILMLSQLILVSFAAIKAYKGQHFRYPLTIRFLR; encoded by the coding sequence ATGAGAGACAATCGCAACAAGCAAATACGTATATGGGCAATGCTGTGTCATCTCTCGGCTTTATTGTGGATACCATTAGCTTTATTAGTATTTCTGGGAATTCCCTTGTATCTGCCATTGCTAAATATCGTGGGGCCGTTGGCTATTTGGCGATGTAAAAAAGCACAAGACCCCTGGATAGATTTTCAAGGAAGAGAATCTTTAAATTTTCAACTTTCACTGACGGTTTATACTTTAGTTGTTATTATAATTTCCTTATTTTTAGTTTTTACGACTTGTGGTGTAGCCTTAACGAATCATATGGTTTCTAGACAATTAGAAACTATTTTTAATAGTCTCTTAACTATTTTAAGCATACTTATATCAATATTAATGTTATCGCAATTAATTTTAGTAAGTTTCGCAGCTATTAAAGCTTATAAAGGTCAACATTTTCGCTATCCTTTGACGATTAGATTTTTGAGGTGA